In Cryptomeria japonica chromosome 10, Sugi_1.0, whole genome shotgun sequence, a genomic segment contains:
- the LOC131076925 gene encoding cytochrome P450 CYP72A616-like, whose protein sequence is MTDCKSYGQDFIFWFGPNVRLVVPHPEIIKEILSTKFGNYPKPPTDPLARQLLGKGLVDLKGEKWAQHRKIINPAFHMDRLKGMIPTIVRSGANMLDGWSKLILSGASEIDVQKEFNDLTADVISRTAFGSSFTEGKHIFEMQNKQMILVVDSFRSVYIPGFRFLPTAKNRQRWNVEKEIRRSLRQIIDGRERTDITEKSGRYGADLLGFMMSESKEQGRVDVKSNGSLSTEEIIDELKTFYFAGHESTSVLLQWTIILLGIHQDWQERGHREVIEVCGKNNYPDADSLSRLKTVGMIVNEVLRLYPPAVHILRMAHEPMKLGRLSIPAGTQLEIPMILLCGETMPMISTQGDLMKELQRLQSIQLVLAMILQKFSFATSPSYTHAPSLLPILKPQYGAQLIFCME, encoded by the exons ATGACAGACTGTAAAAGTTATG GTCAGGATTTTATTTTCTGGTTTGGGCCGAATGTCAGGTTGGTTGTTCCCCACCCTGAGATTATTAAGGAGATATTATCCACTAAATTTGGCAACTATCCAAAGCCTCCCACTGATCCCCTTGCAAGACAGCTGTTGGGAAAGGGACTTGTGGATTTGAAAGGTGAGAAATGGGCTCAGCACAGGAAAATCATCAATCCTGCTTTCCATATGGATCGCTTGAAG GGGATGATTCCAACTATTGTGAGAAGCGGTGCCAATATGTTGGATGGATGGAGTAAATTGATATTGTCAGGTGCATCGGAAATTGATGTGCAAAAAGAGTTCAACGACCTCACAGCAGATGTCATTTCCCGCACAGCATTTGGAAGCAGTTTTACAGAGGGAAAGCATATCTTTGAAATGCAGAACAAACAGATGATTCTTGTAGTTGACTCATTTCGCAGTGTTTATATTCCAGGTTTCAG GTTTCTTCCTACTGCGAAGAATAGGCAACGTTGGAATGTGGAGAAAGAAATAAGAAGATCCTTAAGACAAATTATAGATGGCAGGGAAAGGACTGATATAACAGAAAAATCAGGTAGATATGGTGCCGATCTGCTAGGTTTTATGATGTCTGAGAGCAAGGAGCAGGGGAGAGTCGATGTAAAAAGTAATGGAAGCCTGAGTACGGAGGAAATCATTGATGAATTGAAGACTTTCTACTTTGCTGGTCATGAAAGCACATCAGTACTGTTGCAATGGACTATAATATTGTTGGGCATACATCAAGATTGGCAAGAGCGAGGTCACAGAGAAGTGATCGAAGTATGTGGAAAAAACAATTATCCAGATGCAGACAGCTTAAGTCGCCTCAAAACT GTGGGAATGATCGTAAATGAGGTCTTAAGACTTTATCCACCTGCAGTGCATATATTGCGAATGGCACATGAGCCAATGAAACTTGGAAGGCTCTCAATTCCAGCAGGCACTCAACTTGAGATTCCCATGATCCTGCTTTGTGGGGAGACGATGCCAATGATTTCAACCCAGGGCGATTTAATGAAGGAATTGCAAAGGCTGCAAAGCATCCAAttagttttggctatgattctgcaAAAATTTTCTTTTGCGACTTCACCATCTTATACTCATGCTCCTTCGCTTTTACCTATTCTGAAACCTCAATATGGAGCTCAGCTTATCTTCTGCATGGAATAA